One Streptomyces fagopyri DNA window includes the following coding sequences:
- a CDS encoding Rieske (2Fe-2S) protein codes for MPGRRTVLRGAALAPVAGIALTACSGGGGGTPATPTAPVDLGAESEIAKGGAKLYRDRNVVVSRAGDGSLRAFSTICTHAGCAIDRLRGTTLVCPCHGSEFDATSGKVLRAPATAPLKELPVEAKDGKIVAGPGA; via the coding sequence ATGCCCGGCCGCCGTACCGTCCTGCGAGGAGCGGCTCTCGCCCCCGTCGCCGGGATCGCCCTCACCGCCTGCTCCGGTGGCGGCGGCGGGACGCCGGCGACGCCGACCGCGCCCGTCGACCTGGGTGCCGAGAGCGAGATCGCCAAGGGCGGCGCGAAGCTGTACCGGGACCGGAACGTCGTGGTCAGCCGCGCCGGGGACGGCTCCCTCAGGGCCTTCAGCACGATCTGTACGCACGCCGGGTGCGCCATCGACAGGCTGCGGGGGACGACGCTCGTCTGCCCGTGCCACGGCAGCGAGTTCGACGCGACGTCGGGCAAGGTGCTGCGGGCACCGGCCACCGCGCCGCTGAAGGAACTGCCCGTGGAGGCGAAGGACGGGAAGATCGTCGCGGGTCCCGGCGCCTGA
- a CDS encoding gluconeogenesis factor YvcK family protein produces MTGRAALRLSRLRRITAEGQGGRPAEARGAKPRRRGAQPKVVALGGGMGLSASLAALRRITGDLTAVVTVADDGGSSGRLRDELGVLPPGDLRKALAALCGDDDWGQTWARVIQHRFQSKGDLHEHAVGNLLIVALWEQLGDHVQALDLVGRLLGAHGRVLPMSAVPLELQALVKGHRPERPDEVDTVRGQATVALTPGEVQSVHVVPHDPPAVPEAVAAVLDADWVVLGPGSWFSSVIPHLLVPELLDALTQTKARRVLSLNLAPQPGETEGFSPQRHLEVLGRHAPKLALDVVLADEAAVPDRDSLTDAAKRLGAAVELAPVARTDGSPRHDPELLAAAYDRIFRMHGRIGPWR; encoded by the coding sequence ATGACGGGACGTGCCGCACTGCGGCTCAGCAGGCTGCGGAGGATCACCGCGGAGGGACAGGGCGGCAGGCCCGCCGAGGCGCGCGGCGCGAAGCCGCGCCGTCGCGGTGCCCAGCCCAAGGTCGTCGCCCTGGGCGGCGGCATGGGCCTGTCCGCCTCGCTCGCCGCGCTGCGGCGGATCACCGGGGACCTCACCGCCGTCGTCACCGTGGCCGACGACGGCGGCTCCAGCGGCCGCCTGCGCGACGAGCTGGGCGTGCTTCCCCCCGGTGACCTGCGCAAAGCCCTGGCGGCGCTGTGCGGCGACGACGACTGGGGCCAGACCTGGGCCCGCGTCATCCAGCACCGCTTCCAGTCCAAGGGCGACCTGCACGAGCACGCGGTCGGCAATCTGCTGATCGTCGCCCTGTGGGAACAGCTCGGCGACCACGTCCAGGCCCTGGACCTGGTCGGCAGGCTGCTGGGCGCGCACGGCCGGGTGCTGCCCATGTCGGCCGTGCCCCTGGAACTGCAGGCCCTGGTCAAGGGGCACCGGCCGGAGCGACCCGACGAGGTCGATACGGTCCGCGGGCAGGCCACCGTGGCCCTCACCCCGGGCGAGGTGCAGTCCGTGCACGTCGTGCCGCACGACCCGCCCGCCGTCCCCGAGGCCGTGGCGGCCGTCCTCGACGCGGACTGGGTGGTGCTGGGTCCCGGCTCCTGGTTCTCGTCGGTGATCCCGCACCTTCTCGTCCCCGAGCTGCTGGATGCCCTCACGCAGACGAAGGCCCGCCGGGTACTCTCCCTGAACCTCGCCCCGCAGCCCGGAGAAACCGAGGGCTTCTCTCCGCAGCGTCATTTGGAGGTTTTGGGACGACACGCCCCTAAACTCGCCCTGGACGTGGTGCTGGCCGACGAGGCCGCCGTGCCCGACCGCGACTCACTGACCGATGCCGCCAAGCGGCTCGGCGCCGCGGTCGAGCTGGCGCCGGTGGCCCGGACCGATGGATCTCCGCGGCACGACCCGGAGCTGTTGGCCGCCGCGTACGACCGTATTTTTCGGATGCATGGAAGGATCGGCCCATGGCGATGA
- a CDS encoding carbohydrate kinase family protein, translating to MIVVAGEALIDLVPQGAGALVHLRPARGGGPYNTAVALGRLGSPTVFCSRVSNDAFGEALLDGLREARVDVSRVQRGAEPTTLAVATVAEDGSAAYSFYVEGTADRLFTTPDRLPDAVRAVSFGTVSLVLEPGASAYEALLRNAAARGVFTALDPNVRAGLIPDADAYRARFKSWLPSVSLLKLSEEDARWLGGTPGEWLASGPAAVVITRGGDGLTVFTRGGGVHSVPGEPVEVVDTIGAGDTVNAALLHGLAARDALSPGALTDLNAEDWTELLRFAARAAAVTCSRAGAEPPYAAELDAP from the coding sequence GTGATCGTCGTCGCCGGTGAGGCCCTGATCGACCTGGTGCCGCAGGGTGCGGGCGCGCTCGTGCACCTGCGGCCCGCACGAGGCGGCGGCCCCTACAACACCGCCGTGGCGCTGGGCCGCCTCGGCTCCCCCACCGTCTTCTGCTCCCGTGTCTCGAACGACGCCTTCGGAGAGGCGCTGCTGGACGGGCTGCGCGAGGCGCGCGTCGACGTGTCCCGCGTACAGCGCGGCGCGGAGCCGACGACGCTGGCGGTCGCCACCGTCGCCGAGGACGGATCGGCCGCGTACTCCTTCTACGTCGAAGGCACGGCGGACCGCCTGTTCACCACACCGGACCGGCTTCCCGACGCCGTGCGGGCGGTGTCCTTCGGCACGGTCTCCCTGGTCCTGGAACCCGGCGCGAGCGCTTACGAGGCACTGCTGCGGAACGCGGCCGCGCGGGGTGTGTTCACCGCGCTCGACCCGAACGTCCGGGCGGGCCTTATCCCCGACGCGGACGCCTACCGCGCCCGTTTCAAGAGCTGGCTTCCTTCCGTGTCGCTCCTCAAGCTCTCCGAGGAGGACGCGCGATGGCTGGGCGGCACCCCGGGCGAGTGGCTGGCGTCCGGTCCCGCGGCCGTCGTGATCACCCGGGGCGGCGACGGTCTGACGGTGTTCACCCGGGGCGGTGGCGTCCACTCCGTGCCCGGTGAACCGGTCGAGGTCGTGGACACCATCGGCGCCGGTGACACGGTGAACGCGGCCCTGCTGCACGGCCTGGCCGCGCGGGACGCGCTCTCCCCGGGCGCCCTGACGGACCTGAACGCCGAGGACTGGACCGAGCTGCTGCGGTTCGCGGCCCGCGCGGCGGCGGTCACCTGCTCGCGCGCGGGCGCGGAACCGCCGTACGCCGCCGAACTCGACGCCCCCTGA
- the uvrA gene encoding excinuclease ABC subunit UvrA, whose protein sequence is MADRLIVRGAREHNLKNVSLDLPRDSLIVFTGLSGSGKSSLAFDTIFAEGQRRYVESLSSYARQFLGQMDKPDVDFIEGLSPAVSIDQKSTSRNPRSTVGTITEVYDYLRLLFARIGKPHCPQCGRSITRQSPQAIVDRVLELPEGSRFQVLSPLVRERKGEFVDLFADLQTKGYSRARVDGETIQLTEPPTLKKQEKHTIEVVIDRLTVKDTAKRRLTDSVETALGLAGGMVVLDFVDLPQDDPERERMYSEHLYCPYDDLSFEELEPRSFSFNSPFGACPECSGIGTRMEVDPELIIPDEDKSLDEGAIHPWSHGHTKDYFGRLVGALAEALGFRTDIPFAGLPQRARKALLYGHKTQIEVRYRNRYGRERVYTTPFEGAVPFVKRRHSEAESDASRERFEGYMREVPCPTCEGTRLKPLILAVTVMEKSIAEVSAMSISDCADFLGELKLDARDKKIAERVLKEVNERLRFLVDVGLDYLSLNRAAGTLSGGEAQRIRLATQIGSGLVGVLYVLDEPSIGLHQRDNHRLIETLVRLRDMGNTLIVVEHDEDTIKVADWVVDIGPGAGEHGGKVVHSGPLKELLANTESMTGQYLSGKRQIPLPDIRRPADPGRSLTVHGARENNLQDIDVSFPLGVLTAVTGVSGSGKSTLVNDILYTHLARELNGARSVPGRHTRVEGDDLVDKVVHVDQSPIGRTPRSNPATYTGVFDHVRRLFAETTEAKVRGYLPGRFSFNVKGGRCENCSGDGTIKIEMNFLPDVYVPCEVCHGARYNRETLEVHYKGKSISEVLDMPIEEALDFFEAVPAIARHLRTLNDVGLGYVRLGQSAPTLSGGEAQRVKLASELQKRSTGRTVYVLDEPTTGLHFEDISKLITVLSGLVDKGNTVIVIEHNLDVIKTADWVVDMGPEGGNGGGLVVAEGTPEEVAGVSTSHTGKFLREILGADRISDGSAVKAPRGTAAKKAVAAKTAARKTTTKAVDSTATKKAAAATKSTATKSTATKSTAAKKAAPAKKTTRARKA, encoded by the coding sequence GTGGCCGACCGTCTCATCGTCCGTGGAGCGCGCGAGCACAATCTGAAGAATGTCTCGCTCGACCTCCCGCGCGACTCGCTCATCGTCTTCACGGGCCTGTCGGGGTCGGGCAAGTCCTCGCTGGCCTTCGACACGATCTTCGCCGAGGGGCAGCGGCGTTACGTCGAATCGCTCTCCTCGTACGCCCGGCAGTTCCTCGGCCAGATGGACAAGCCGGACGTCGACTTCATCGAGGGCCTCTCCCCGGCGGTCTCCATCGACCAGAAGTCGACCTCGCGCAACCCGCGCTCGACGGTCGGCACGATCACCGAGGTCTACGACTACCTGCGGCTGCTCTTCGCGCGCATCGGAAAGCCGCACTGCCCCCAGTGCGGCCGCTCCATCACGCGGCAGTCGCCGCAGGCCATCGTCGACAGGGTCCTGGAGCTCCCCGAGGGGAGCCGCTTCCAGGTGCTCTCGCCGCTGGTGAGGGAGCGCAAGGGCGAGTTCGTCGACCTCTTCGCCGACCTCCAGACCAAGGGGTACAGCAGGGCGAGGGTCGACGGTGAGACGATCCAGCTCACCGAGCCGCCCACGCTGAAGAAGCAGGAGAAGCACACCATCGAGGTGGTCATCGACCGCCTCACGGTCAAGGACACCGCCAAGCGCCGGCTCACCGACTCCGTGGAGACCGCCCTCGGTCTCGCCGGCGGCATGGTCGTGCTCGACTTCGTCGACCTCCCGCAGGACGACCCCGAGCGCGAGCGCATGTACTCGGAGCACCTGTACTGCCCCTACGACGACCTCTCCTTCGAGGAGCTGGAGCCCCGCTCCTTCTCCTTCAACTCGCCCTTCGGCGCCTGCCCCGAGTGCAGCGGTATCGGCACGCGCATGGAGGTCGACCCCGAGCTGATCATCCCGGACGAGGACAAGTCGCTCGACGAGGGAGCGATCCACCCCTGGTCGCACGGGCACACCAAGGACTACTTCGGACGCCTCGTCGGAGCCCTCGCGGAGGCGCTGGGATTCCGGACCGACATCCCCTTCGCCGGTCTCCCGCAGCGTGCCAGGAAGGCCCTGCTGTACGGCCACAAGACACAGATCGAAGTGCGCTACCGCAACCGGTACGGGCGCGAGCGGGTCTACACCACGCCCTTCGAAGGAGCCGTCCCCTTCGTCAAGCGGCGGCACAGCGAGGCCGAGAGCGACGCCAGCCGTGAGCGCTTCGAGGGCTACATGCGCGAGGTGCCCTGCCCCACCTGTGAGGGCACACGTCTCAAGCCCCTCATCCTCGCGGTCACGGTCATGGAGAAGTCGATCGCCGAGGTCTCCGCGATGTCGATCAGCGACTGCGCGGACTTCCTGGGCGAGCTGAAGCTGGACGCCCGCGACAAGAAGATCGCCGAACGTGTCCTCAAGGAGGTCAACGAACGGCTGCGCTTCCTGGTCGACGTGGGCCTCGACTACCTCTCGCTCAACCGCGCGGCCGGCACCCTCTCCGGCGGCGAGGCCCAGCGCATCCGGCTGGCCACCCAGATCGGCTCGGGACTCGTCGGCGTCCTGTACGTCCTCGACGAGCCCTCCATCGGTCTGCACCAGCGCGACAACCACCGCCTGATCGAGACCCTCGTCCGGCTGCGCGACATGGGCAACACGCTCATCGTCGTCGAGCACGACGAGGACACCATCAAGGTCGCCGACTGGGTCGTCGACATCGGCCCCGGCGCGGGCGAGCACGGCGGCAAGGTCGTGCACAGCGGCCCCTTGAAGGAGCTGCTCGCCAACACCGAGTCGATGACCGGCCAGTACCTGTCGGGCAAGAGGCAGATCCCGCTCCCGGACATCCGCCGCCCCGCGGACCCCGGCCGCAGCCTCACGGTGCACGGTGCCCGGGAGAACAACCTCCAGGACATCGACGTGTCGTTCCCCCTGGGCGTGCTCACGGCCGTCACGGGTGTCTCGGGTTCCGGCAAGTCCACGCTGGTCAACGACATCCTGTACACGCACCTGGCGCGTGAGCTCAACGGCGCCCGGAGCGTTCCCGGCCGGCACACCCGCGTCGAGGGCGACGACCTGGTCGACAAGGTCGTGCACGTCGACCAGTCGCCGATCGGCCGCACCCCCCGTTCGAACCCGGCGACCTACACCGGGGTCTTCGACCACGTCCGCAGGCTGTTCGCCGAGACGACCGAGGCGAAGGTGCGGGGCTATCTGCCCGGCCGCTTCTCCTTCAACGTCAAGGGCGGACGCTGCGAGAACTGCTCGGGCGACGGCACGATCAAGATCGAGATGAACTTCCTGCCGGACGTCTACGTCCCCTGCGAGGTCTGTCACGGGGCGCGGTACAACCGGGAGACGCTGGAGGTCCACTACAAGGGCAAGTCCATCTCCGAGGTACTGGACATGCCGATCGAGGAGGCCCTCGACTTCTTCGAGGCCGTTCCCGCCATCGCCCGGCACCTCAGGACGCTCAACGACGTCGGTCTCGGCTACGTCAGGCTCGGCCAGTCGGCGCCGACGCTGTCCGGCGGCGAGGCCCAGCGCGTCAAGCTCGCGAGCGAGCTGCAGAAGCGTTCCACGGGACGCACCGTGTACGTGCTGGACGAGCCGACCACCGGTCTGCACTTCGAGGACATCAGCAAGCTCATCACGGTGCTGTCCGGCCTGGTCGACAAGGGCAACACGGTCATCGTCATCGAGCACAACCTCGACGTCATCAAGACCGCCGACTGGGTCGTCGACATGGGCCCCGAAGGAGGCAACGGCGGCGGTCTCGTCGTCGCCGAGGGCACGCCCGAGGAGGTCGCCGGGGTTTCGACCAGCCACACCGGCAAGTTCCTGCGCGAGATCCTGGGAGCCGACCGGATCAGTGACGGCTCCGCCGTGAAGGCCCCCCGGGGGACGGCGGCCAAGAAGGCGGTGGCGGCCAAGACGGCGGCCAGGAAGACGACCACCAAGGCCGTCGACAGCACGGCCACGAAGAAGGCGGCCGCGGCGACGAAGAGCACGGCCACGAAGAGCACGGCGACGAAGAGCACGGCGGCCAAGAAGGCGGCACCCGCGAAGAAGACCACACGGGCGCGCAAGGCCTGA
- a CDS encoding LacI family DNA-binding transcriptional regulator — protein sequence MATMVDVAARAGVSVATVSHVLNDTRPVLPHTRQAVLDAVDALGYTPNALARSLVTSRTRSIGLAVSAISNPYFTDILQGVEARALEQGYGLLLADPHDDPRHERKVVQLLHERRVDGLIVAPSADPDALLRYLGRHKVPTVFLDRLVEAPAGHSFAFDQVCTENAAPMARLVTHLAERGHRRIGLVAGLSGLSTTTERISGYRHGLAGAGLPYDERLVAHGDSVTDAAERATGALLSLGAPPTALVTANNAMTIGALRTLRERGLSVPDDLALCCFDDFAWADLFAPRLTVISQPSKEIGDQAVRLLLERLAEPELPGRTVRLPCAFVHRGSCGCAETLRPESSESSESSAKGSLS from the coding sequence ATGGCGACGATGGTCGACGTGGCGGCACGCGCGGGTGTGTCCGTGGCGACCGTCTCCCACGTCCTCAACGACACGCGCCCGGTGCTGCCCCACACACGTCAGGCCGTCCTCGACGCCGTCGACGCGCTCGGCTACACGCCGAACGCCCTGGCGCGTTCGCTGGTCACCTCGCGCACCCGGTCCATCGGCCTCGCGGTGTCCGCGATCAGCAACCCGTACTTCACGGACATCCTCCAGGGCGTCGAGGCGCGCGCCCTGGAACAGGGCTACGGCCTGCTCCTCGCCGACCCGCACGACGACCCCCGGCACGAGCGGAAGGTCGTCCAGCTGTTGCACGAGCGGCGTGTCGACGGGCTGATCGTCGCGCCCTCGGCGGACCCCGACGCGCTGCTGCGCTACCTCGGCCGCCACAAGGTTCCGACCGTCTTCCTGGACCGCCTGGTCGAGGCCCCGGCCGGCCACTCCTTCGCCTTCGACCAGGTCTGCACCGAGAACGCCGCCCCCATGGCGCGACTGGTCACCCATCTCGCCGAGCGCGGCCACCGGCGCATCGGACTCGTCGCCGGGCTGTCGGGCCTGAGCACCACCACCGAGCGGATCTCCGGCTACCGCCACGGCCTCGCGGGGGCCGGGCTCCCGTACGACGAACGGCTCGTGGCGCACGGGGACTCCGTGACGGATGCGGCCGAGCGCGCCACCGGGGCTCTGCTCTCCCTCGGCGCGCCGCCCACCGCTCTCGTCACCGCGAACAACGCGATGACCATCGGCGCGCTGCGCACCCTGCGCGAGCGCGGCCTGTCCGTACCGGACGACCTGGCGCTGTGCTGCTTCGACGACTTCGCCTGGGCGGACCTGTTCGCGCCCCGGCTGACCGTGATCTCCCAGCCCAGCAAGGAGATCGGCGACCAGGCCGTCCGGCTGCTCCTGGAACGGCTTGCCGAGCCGGAGCTGCCCGGCCGGACGGTCCGGCTCCCGTGTGCCTTCGTGCACCGCGGCTCGTGCGGCTGCGCCGAGACCCTCCGCCCCGAGAGTTCCGAGAGTTCCGAGAGTTCCGCGAAAGGATCCCTGTCGTGA
- the rapZ gene encoding RNase adapter RapZ, which yields MSDNERQDRQEDAPQGADATQGTQEDTTTETATDTAIPELVIISGMSGAGRSTAAKCLEDLGWFVVDNLPPALIPTMVELGARSQGNVARIAVVVDVRGRRFFDNLRESLADLESKHVTRRIVFLESSDEVLVRRFESVRRPHPLQGDGRIVDGIDAERELLRELRGDADLVIDTSSLNVHELRAKMDAQFAGEEEPELRATVMSFGFKYGLPVDADLVVDMRFLPNPHWVPELRPYTGLNEEVAAYVFNQPGAKEFLDRYAELLQLIAAGYRREGKRYVTIAVGCTGGKHRSVATSEKLAARLASQGVETVVVHRDMGRE from the coding sequence ATGAGCGACAACGAACGACAGGACCGACAAGAGGACGCCCCGCAGGGCGCCGACGCGACACAGGGAACACAGGAAGACACGACGACGGAGACGGCCACCGACACCGCCATCCCCGAACTGGTGATCATCTCCGGGATGTCCGGAGCGGGCCGGTCGACGGCGGCCAAGTGCCTGGAGGACCTCGGCTGGTTCGTCGTGGACAACCTGCCGCCCGCCCTGATCCCCACCATGGTGGAGCTCGGCGCCCGCTCCCAGGGCAACGTGGCCCGGATCGCGGTCGTCGTCGACGTACGCGGCCGCCGCTTCTTCGACAACCTCCGCGAGTCCCTCGCCGACCTGGAGTCGAAGCACGTCACCCGGCGGATCGTCTTCCTGGAGTCCTCCGACGAGGTCCTGGTGCGCCGCTTCGAGTCCGTGCGCCGCCCGCACCCCCTCCAGGGCGACGGCCGCATCGTCGACGGCATCGACGCCGAACGCGAGCTGCTGCGCGAGCTGCGCGGCGACGCCGACCTGGTCATCGACACCTCCAGCCTGAACGTCCACGAGCTGCGCGCCAAGATGGACGCCCAGTTCGCCGGCGAGGAGGAGCCCGAGCTGCGGGCCACCGTCATGTCCTTCGGCTTCAAGTACGGCCTCCCCGTGGACGCCGACCTCGTCGTGGACATGCGCTTCCTGCCGAACCCCCACTGGGTACCGGAGCTGCGCCCCTACACCGGCCTCAACGAGGAGGTGGCGGCCTATGTCTTCAACCAGCCCGGCGCCAAGGAGTTCCTCGACCGCTACGCCGAGCTGCTCCAGCTGATCGCCGCCGGCTACCGCCGCGAGGGCAAGCGCTACGTGACGATCGCGGTCGGCTGCACCGGCGGCAAGCACCGTTCCGTCGCCACCTCCGAGAAGCTCGCCGCCCGCCTCGCCTCGCAGGGCGTGGAGACCGTGGTCGTCCACCGGGACATGGGACGCGAATGA
- the uvrC gene encoding excinuclease ABC subunit UvrC — protein sequence MADPSSYRPKPGQIPDSPGVYKFRDEHRRVIYVGKAKSLRQRLASYFQDLTNLHPRTRTMVTTAASVEWTVVSTEVEALQLEYSWIKEFDPRFNVKYRDDKSYPYLAVTMNEEFPRVQVMRGHKRKGVRYFGPYGHAWAIRDTVDLLLRVFPVRTCSAGVFKNAARTGRPCLLGYIGKCSAPCVGRVTAEEHRELAEEFSDFMAGRTGTYIRRLEQRMTDAAEEMEYERAARLRDDIEALKKAMEKNAVVLADATDADLMAVAEDELEAAVQIFHVRGGRVRGQRGWVTDKVEAVTTGDLVEHALQQLYGEETGDTVPKEVLVPALPDLVEPVQEWLAARRGSNVSLRIPQRGDKKALMETVQRNALQALALHKTKRASDLTTRSRALEEIAEALVLDSAPLRIECYDISHLQGDDVVASMVVFEDGLQRKGEYRRFQIKGFAGQDDVRSMHEVITRRFRRYLAEKERTGEWTDGESEGAGDGEHSFTEEDGRPKRFAYPPQLVVVDGGRPQVAAARRALDELGIDDIAVCGLAKRLEEVWLPHDDDPVVLPRSSEGLYLLQRVRDEAHRFAITYQRAKRAKRFKASPLDEVPGLGETRKQALIKHFGSVKKLRSATIDQICEIPGIGRKTAEAIAVALAQAAPAAPAVNTATGEIMEDGEPGTTPDSPEESVSAGASYERRGQET from the coding sequence ATGGCCGACCCCTCCAGCTACCGCCCCAAGCCGGGACAGATCCCGGACTCTCCAGGGGTGTACAAGTTCCGCGACGAGCACCGCCGGGTGATCTACGTCGGGAAGGCGAAGAGCCTGCGCCAGCGCCTGGCCAGTTACTTCCAGGACCTGACGAACCTCCACCCCCGCACCCGCACCATGGTCACCACGGCGGCGTCCGTGGAGTGGACGGTGGTGTCCACGGAGGTCGAGGCGCTCCAGCTGGAGTACTCCTGGATCAAGGAGTTCGACCCCCGGTTCAACGTCAAGTACCGCGACGACAAGAGCTACCCCTACCTCGCGGTGACCATGAACGAGGAGTTCCCGCGCGTCCAGGTGATGCGCGGCCACAAGCGCAAGGGCGTGCGCTACTTCGGGCCGTACGGGCACGCGTGGGCGATCCGCGACACCGTGGACCTGCTGCTGCGCGTCTTTCCCGTGCGCACCTGCTCCGCCGGCGTGTTCAAGAACGCCGCCCGCACCGGTCGGCCCTGCCTGCTCGGGTACATCGGCAAGTGCTCCGCCCCCTGCGTCGGGCGCGTCACCGCCGAGGAGCACCGCGAACTGGCCGAGGAGTTCAGCGACTTCATGGCCGGTCGCACCGGGACGTACATCCGCCGCCTCGAGCAGCGGATGACGGACGCGGCCGAGGAGATGGAGTACGAGCGGGCGGCCCGTCTGCGCGACGACATCGAGGCCCTGAAGAAGGCCATGGAGAAGAACGCGGTCGTCCTCGCCGACGCGACCGACGCCGATCTGATGGCCGTCGCCGAGGACGAGCTGGAAGCCGCCGTGCAGATCTTCCACGTACGCGGCGGCCGGGTGCGCGGGCAGCGCGGCTGGGTCACCGACAAGGTGGAGGCCGTCACCACCGGTGACCTGGTCGAGCACGCGCTCCAGCAGCTCTACGGGGAGGAGACGGGCGACACCGTCCCCAAGGAGGTGCTCGTCCCGGCGCTGCCCGACCTGGTGGAGCCCGTCCAGGAGTGGCTCGCCGCGCGCCGCGGGTCGAACGTCTCCCTGCGCATCCCGCAGCGCGGCGACAAGAAGGCGCTCATGGAGACCGTGCAGCGCAACGCGCTCCAGGCGCTCGCCCTGCACAAGACCAAGCGCGCCTCCGACCTCACCACCCGCTCCCGGGCCCTGGAGGAGATCGCCGAGGCCCTCGTCCTGGACAGCGCGCCGCTGCGGATCGAGTGCTACGACATCTCGCACCTCCAGGGCGACGACGTGGTGGCGTCGATGGTGGTCTTCGAGGACGGACTGCAGCGCAAGGGCGAGTACCGCCGCTTCCAGATCAAGGGCTTCGCGGGCCAGGACGACGTCCGGTCCATGCACGAGGTGATCACCCGCCGGTTCAGGCGCTACCTCGCCGAGAAGGAGCGCACCGGCGAATGGACGGACGGCGAGTCCGAGGGGGCGGGCGACGGGGAGCACTCCTTCACCGAGGAGGACGGCCGCCCCAAGCGCTTCGCGTACCCCCCGCAGCTGGTCGTCGTCGACGGCGGCCGGCCGCAGGTCGCGGCCGCCCGGAGGGCCCTCGACGAGCTGGGCATCGACGACATCGCCGTCTGCGGCCTGGCCAAGCGGCTGGAGGAGGTCTGGCTGCCGCACGACGACGACCCGGTGGTCCTGCCGCGCAGCAGTGAGGGCCTGTACCTGCTCCAGCGCGTCCGTGACGAGGCCCACCGCTTCGCCATCACCTACCAGCGCGCCAAACGGGCCAAGCGGTTCAAGGCGAGCCCGCTGGACGAGGTCCCGGGCCTCGGCGAGACACGCAAACAGGCGCTGATCAAGCACTTCGGTTCTGTGAAAAAGCTGCGATCCGCGACAATCGACCAGATCTGCGAGATTCCCGGCATAGGCCGCAAGACGGCCGAGGCGATCGCCGTGGCCCTCGCCCAGGCGGCTCCGGCCGCACCCGCCGTGAACACGGCGACTGGAGAGATCATGGAAGACGGGGAGCCCGGGACGACTCCGGACTCCCCGGAGGAGTCCGTGTCCGCGGGCGCCTCGTACGAGCGACGGGGGCAGGAGACATGA